The Mauremys reevesii isolate NIE-2019 linkage group 1, ASM1616193v1, whole genome shotgun sequence genome has a segment encoding these proteins:
- the LOC120372450 gene encoding hsc70-interacting protein-like isoform X3 codes for MGGTIPPAPHNASAETMKDKTEKQSEEPVKPPEPESEESDLEIDNEGVIEPDEDDPQEMGDENVEVTEEMMDEADEKKMEGIHALGEGKEEMEENQQRTKLLNTGELQKAINLFTEAIKLNPHLAILYAKRASVFVKLQKPNAAIRDCDRAIQINPDSAQTYKWRGKAHRLLGHWEEAAHDLALACKLDYDEEASAMLKEVQPRAQKIAEHRRKYERKREEKEIKERLERVKKAREEHERAQREEEARQQAGGAQFGGFPGGFPGGMPGGMPGMAGMPGLNEILSDPEVLAAMQDPEVMVAFQDVAQNPANMSKYQNNPKVMNLISKLSAKFGSQP; via the exons atgggAGGTACGATACCACCTGCTCCGCACAATGCCTCTGCAGAAACAATGAAG GACAAAACAGAGAAGCAGTCAGAGGAGCCAGTTAAGCCACCAGAGCCTGAGAGTGAGGAGAGTGACTTGG AAATTGACAATGAGGGAGTGATTGAACCAGACGAGGATGATCCTCAAGAAATGGGAGATGAAAATGTGGAG GTAACTGAAGAGATGATGGATGAGGCCGATGAGAAGAAGATGGAGGGCATTCATGCCCTAGGTGAAG GAAAAGAAGAGATGGAGGAGAACCAGCAGAGAACAAAGCTCCTAAACACTG GTGAACTTCAGAAAGCCATTAACTTGTTCACTGAAGCAATCAAGTTGAATCCTCATTTAGCCATCTTGTATGCTAAGCGGGCCAG TGTCTTTGTGAAACTACAGAAGCCAAATGCTGCCATTAGAGACTGTGACAGAGCCATTCAAATAAAcccagattcagcacagaccTACAAGTGGCGAGGGAAAGCTCACAG ACTCCTGGGTCACTGGGAGGAGGCAGCACATGACCTTGCATTGGCATGTAAACTGGATTATGATGAAGAGGCTAGTGCCATGCTGAAGGAGGTGCAGCCAAGA GCTCAGAAGATTGCTGAACATCGCAGGAAGTATGAGCGAAAGCGTGAAGAAAAAGAAATCAAGGAAAGGCTGGAAAGAGTAAAGAAGGCCCGAGAGGAACATGAGAGAGCACAGAGG GAGGAAGAAGCTCGGCAACAGGCAGGAGGAGCTCAGTTTGGTGGCTTTCCAG GTGGGTTTCCTGGAGGTATGCCTGGAGGTATGCCAGGCATGGCAGGGATGCCTGGTCTCAATGaaattctcagtgacccagaggTTCTTGCAGCCATGCAG GATCCGGAAGTTATGGTCGCATTCCAAGATGTTGCCCAGAACCCAGCAAACATGTCCAAGTACCAGAACAACCCCAAGGTCATGAACCTCATCAGCAAACTGTCAGCCAAATTTGGAAGTCAACCATAA
- the LOC120372450 gene encoding hsc70-interacting protein-like isoform X1 yields the protein MDPRKVSELRAFVKLCKESPGLLHSEELRFLREWVESMGGTIPPAPHNASAETMKDKTEKQSEEPVKPPEPESEESDLEIDNEGVIEPDEDDPQEMGDENVEVTEEMMDEADEKKMEGIHALGEGKEEMEENQQRTKLLNTGELQKAINLFTEAIKLNPHLAILYAKRASVFVKLQKPNAAIRDCDRAIQINPDSAQTYKWRGKAHRLLGHWEEAAHDLALACKLDYDEEASAMLKEVQPRAQKIAEHRRKYERKREEKEIKERLERVKKAREEHERAQREEEARQQAGGAQFGGFPGGFPGGMPGGMPGMAGMPGLNEILSDPEVLAAMQDPEVMVAFQDVAQNPANMSKYQNNPKVMNLISKLSAKFGSQP from the exons ATGGATCCGCGGAAGGTGAGCGAGCTGCGGGCCTTCGTGAAGCTCTGCAAGgagagcccgggcctgctgcacagcgaggagcTGCGCTTCCTGCGCGAGTGGGTGGAGAG catgggAGGTACGATACCACCTGCTCCGCACAATGCCTCTGCAGAAACAATGAAG GACAAAACAGAGAAGCAGTCAGAGGAGCCAGTTAAGCCACCAGAGCCTGAGAGTGAGGAGAGTGACTTGG AAATTGACAATGAGGGAGTGATTGAACCAGACGAGGATGATCCTCAAGAAATGGGAGATGAAAATGTGGAG GTAACTGAAGAGATGATGGATGAGGCCGATGAGAAGAAGATGGAGGGCATTCATGCCCTAGGTGAAG GAAAAGAAGAGATGGAGGAGAACCAGCAGAGAACAAAGCTCCTAAACACTG GTGAACTTCAGAAAGCCATTAACTTGTTCACTGAAGCAATCAAGTTGAATCCTCATTTAGCCATCTTGTATGCTAAGCGGGCCAG TGTCTTTGTGAAACTACAGAAGCCAAATGCTGCCATTAGAGACTGTGACAGAGCCATTCAAATAAAcccagattcagcacagaccTACAAGTGGCGAGGGAAAGCTCACAG ACTCCTGGGTCACTGGGAGGAGGCAGCACATGACCTTGCATTGGCATGTAAACTGGATTATGATGAAGAGGCTAGTGCCATGCTGAAGGAGGTGCAGCCAAGA GCTCAGAAGATTGCTGAACATCGCAGGAAGTATGAGCGAAAGCGTGAAGAAAAAGAAATCAAGGAAAGGCTGGAAAGAGTAAAGAAGGCCCGAGAGGAACATGAGAGAGCACAGAGG GAGGAAGAAGCTCGGCAACAGGCAGGAGGAGCTCAGTTTGGTGGCTTTCCAG GTGGGTTTCCTGGAGGTATGCCTGGAGGTATGCCAGGCATGGCAGGGATGCCTGGTCTCAATGaaattctcagtgacccagaggTTCTTGCAGCCATGCAG GATCCGGAAGTTATGGTCGCATTCCAAGATGTTGCCCAGAACCCAGCAAACATGTCCAAGTACCAGAACAACCCCAAGGTCATGAACCTCATCAGCAAACTGTCAGCCAAATTTGGAAGTCAACCATAA
- the LOC120372450 gene encoding hsc70-interacting protein-like isoform X2, translating to MDPRKVSELRAFVKLCKESPGLLHSEELRFLREWVESMGGTIPPAPHNASAETMKDKTEKQSEEPVKPPEPESEESDLEIDNEGVIEPDEDDPQEMGDENVEVTEEMMDEADEKKMEGIHALGEGELQKAINLFTEAIKLNPHLAILYAKRASVFVKLQKPNAAIRDCDRAIQINPDSAQTYKWRGKAHRLLGHWEEAAHDLALACKLDYDEEASAMLKEVQPRAQKIAEHRRKYERKREEKEIKERLERVKKAREEHERAQREEEARQQAGGAQFGGFPGGFPGGMPGGMPGMAGMPGLNEILSDPEVLAAMQDPEVMVAFQDVAQNPANMSKYQNNPKVMNLISKLSAKFGSQP from the exons ATGGATCCGCGGAAGGTGAGCGAGCTGCGGGCCTTCGTGAAGCTCTGCAAGgagagcccgggcctgctgcacagcgaggagcTGCGCTTCCTGCGCGAGTGGGTGGAGAG catgggAGGTACGATACCACCTGCTCCGCACAATGCCTCTGCAGAAACAATGAAG GACAAAACAGAGAAGCAGTCAGAGGAGCCAGTTAAGCCACCAGAGCCTGAGAGTGAGGAGAGTGACTTGG AAATTGACAATGAGGGAGTGATTGAACCAGACGAGGATGATCCTCAAGAAATGGGAGATGAAAATGTGGAG GTAACTGAAGAGATGATGGATGAGGCCGATGAGAAGAAGATGGAGGGCATTCATGCCCTAGGTGAAG GTGAACTTCAGAAAGCCATTAACTTGTTCACTGAAGCAATCAAGTTGAATCCTCATTTAGCCATCTTGTATGCTAAGCGGGCCAG TGTCTTTGTGAAACTACAGAAGCCAAATGCTGCCATTAGAGACTGTGACAGAGCCATTCAAATAAAcccagattcagcacagaccTACAAGTGGCGAGGGAAAGCTCACAG ACTCCTGGGTCACTGGGAGGAGGCAGCACATGACCTTGCATTGGCATGTAAACTGGATTATGATGAAGAGGCTAGTGCCATGCTGAAGGAGGTGCAGCCAAGA GCTCAGAAGATTGCTGAACATCGCAGGAAGTATGAGCGAAAGCGTGAAGAAAAAGAAATCAAGGAAAGGCTGGAAAGAGTAAAGAAGGCCCGAGAGGAACATGAGAGAGCACAGAGG GAGGAAGAAGCTCGGCAACAGGCAGGAGGAGCTCAGTTTGGTGGCTTTCCAG GTGGGTTTCCTGGAGGTATGCCTGGAGGTATGCCAGGCATGGCAGGGATGCCTGGTCTCAATGaaattctcagtgacccagaggTTCTTGCAGCCATGCAG GATCCGGAAGTTATGGTCGCATTCCAAGATGTTGCCCAGAACCCAGCAAACATGTCCAAGTACCAGAACAACCCCAAGGTCATGAACCTCATCAGCAAACTGTCAGCCAAATTTGGAAGTCAACCATAA